One Vicia villosa cultivar HV-30 ecotype Madison, WI linkage group LG5, Vvil1.0, whole genome shotgun sequence genomic window, CGAGTTTCTTCACTGCTATAAAATTAGAATTTGGTAATATTCCTTTGAAGACAGAACCAAAACCTCCCCCTCCGAGCTTCTCAGAGAAATTATTCGTTGCATTTTGCAAATCTCTGTATGCAAATGCTATCAATGAACCCTCAACTGAAGTTCTTGCTCCAGCTAGTATCTTTCTTCGCCTAATCACGAGAATTAGAACAAGAACAAGGAGAATCACTATACCACCAACTGCAGAACCAACAATACTAATGGTTGTTCCTTTATTACTTTTCGAATCATGAAACTCAGATGCTGCAAGCTTGAGAAACAATGTTTCTCCATTTCTGTCATCTTCAGAAAGCTGTTGCAGATTTAAGAGTTTTCCTCTCCAAATGAAGCAACCGCTACCGTTATAAACATATGCAGTGCAGGAACAGTTGCTCAAACACGTTGACTCgcattcatctttcaaaccaGCTTCCACAACAGGATGTGCACGTTCAGGCAAAGCCAAATTCGATTTGATTAAGAACCTATCTTTGGTCCCAATAGAAGGATCAGAAGATAGCTCACATTGAAATTTGTTTGTTTTCACACAACCCTGCGAGTAATCACCAAGGTCCCAATCAGATTGTGACTTTGGTTCATAACCATTCAAACAATTGCAGTAAGGCTTTGATATCTCATTGCAGCTACCAAATGCACCACAGAAAGCATAAACCTGACACTGCCCTCTTGGCTGTGACCAAAACAAATTCCATTGCTGAGTACCTTCGAGCCAAGTAAACTGCTTGATCTGCCCCGACACATCCATCACGAAACGGGATATAGTAGAATTATTCTGTAAAGAGAAGGTAAAGTAGCTCTCGTTTTCGTTCGACACAAAGGCAAAATTGAAGATCTTGTTTGACCACATTATAGGAACCATGGGGAATATTTGGCCATTCCAAGAACCACTTGTCCAATACTGTTGAGTGTTATTCCAAAAACTCAAATATGAGTTGGTTCCATTAGGATCTAGTTGAAGAGAGAACAAACCAGTTGATGGATCTTTGCTGTTCTTCCATGCAGTAAGATGCTGAGTCTTGTTTGTTATCTTGTCAAGTTTAAGTTTGCCACCAGGAAGCCATGTATCTGTTGGAAAATCAAAACTATGCCACAAAGCTTCTGATTCTGATGCATTAGGACTGTTACTCAATATAAGATTACCTGTATCTAAAAGGACAGCAAATAGAGAATTTGAACTAGTAGAACTCAAATTTGTTGACCAAACTAGAGTTTGAGACTGATCCAAGAGAACTAAATTACCATCAGAAATAGCTAACTTGGAAGCACTTTTATTAGAAACTGGGTCATCTCTATTTGCTACCCAAACATACGTCCTTATAGATATCTTTTTGTACCACATGCCTATGTAATAGTTAGAGGAATTACCTATATTAAAGAAACCCAATTCAAAGTTGCCATCTTTGGAAATAAGAGTTTGATCACCAGAGAGAGATTGGGTTGATGAGATGATGGTCAAAGCAGAAAGTGGAGGATAGGTGTGCAAAGAGAAGGAGATGATAAGGAGAAAAAAGGAGAACACTGGTTTCTTCTCCATGATGTTAATGTTGTTTGTGATTGGTTGTTTGGGAATGAAAATAAGTGATTCGAAAATGTTTCTAACAAATGACTTGGTCGTGCTGATATGAAGATAATAGTGACTGAATTTGGCCGCAATATATACGCTTTggtatttttttccaaaataaatgattttataaTCTCAAGCCAAGGACTAAAAGTCTTAGAGTGTAATAAAATACAACTAAGAATTAGTTTATTTTTTCATTATatttaagggttaatgaactttttggtccctctaaatattgcagatttcgtttttagtccctccaaaattttcctttaagaagtcgtcccttcaaaatttttcgtctaaactattggtccctaacgtcaaatttgctag contains:
- the LOC131601716 gene encoding G-type lectin S-receptor-like serine/threonine-protein kinase At2g19130, translating into MEKKPVFSFFLLIISFSLHTYPPLSALTIISSTQSLSGDQTLISKDGNFELGFFNIGNSSNYYIGMWYKKISIRTYVWVANRDDPVSNKSASKLAISDGNLVLLDQSQTLVWSTNLSSTSSNSLFAVLLDTGNLILSNSPNASESEALWHSFDFPTDTWLPGGKLKLDKITNKTQHLTAWKNSKDPSTGLFSLQLDPNGTNSYLSFWNNTQQYWTSGSWNGQIFPMVPIMWSNKIFNFAFVSNENESYFTFSLQNNSTISRFVMDVSGQIKQFTWLEGTQQWNLFWSQPRGQCQVYAFCGAFGSCNEISKPYCNCLNGYEPKSQSDWDLGDYSQGCVKTNKFQCELSSDPSIGTKDRFLIKSNLALPERAHPVVEAGLKDECESTCLSNCSCTAYVYNGSGCFIWRGKLLNLQQLSEDDRNGETLFLKLAASEFHDSKSNKGTTISIVGSAVGGIVILLVLVLILVIRRRKILAGARTSVEGSLIAFAYRDLQNATNNFSEKLGGGGFGSVFKGILPNSNFIAVKKLESISQGEKQFRTEVCTIGIVQHVNLVRLRGFCSEGDKRLLVYDYMPNGSLDSNLFKNSKVLNWKVRFQIALGIAKGLTYLHEQCRECIIHCDVKPENILIDSEFCPKIADFGLAKLVGRDFSRVLTTIRGTLGYLAPEWISGVAITAKADVYSYGKVLFELVSGRRNSDPSEDGQISFFPTLAANMLHQGGNLISLLDSRLEGDGDVEEITRVIKVASWCVQDDETHRPSMSQVVQILEGVLDVALPPIPRSLQVFFDDHEDIVYFSKSNSTCSTYQDTF